One genomic segment of Styela clava chromosome 3, kaStyClav1.hap1.2, whole genome shotgun sequence includes these proteins:
- the LOC120343341 gene encoding growth hormone secretagogue receptor type 1-like: MWMNSTEGTTSAFGPVDFTTVASYQRPFTDGVTIFSGVVIFLFMIIGILLNSLTITVIETTASLRNIFMYFIVSLCSSDLMSALISPLFWYRRTLGFDVWMPPNFFCKLFWAMDLMTSFSTSMHILNFAVLRYISVQHPGIFKNISKRSGKIWIAITWFIAFMCGFVPLWIFTGAIPGQIRDRNSGEPNAKWPACTLLLETLPQYKTFSITAYSIFLLLPMLVVIVVSVLIGKSVHNHTKASVITNDEASKKRIQKEKQAVLQLILIVVSFLFGYVPFVTYEIWSLFPTDPVADYWFGLIQYFCLRFSECMNPVFYNISSTKMRRHTFKFLRKIFKCCPVWNKQPDGVSTVTTTMDANTQMGV, encoded by the exons ATGTGGATGAATTCAACGGAGGGAACAACGTCTGCATTTGGGCCGGTTGATTTCACCACAGTAGC ATCCTATCAAAGGCCTTTCACTGATGGCGTCACGATATTTTCAGGAGTTGTCATTTTCCTATTCATGATCATTGGAATTCTACTAAACAGCTTGACTATCACTGTGATTGAAACCACGGCTAGTCTGAG GAATATCTTCATGTACTTTATCGTCTCTCTCTGTTCGTCTGACTTAATGTCAGCGCTAATCAGTCCTCTCTTCTGGTACCGAAGAACCTTGGGTTTTGACGTTTGGATGCCCCCAAACTTTTTCTGCAAG CTATTTTGGGCCATGGATTTAATGACATCGTTCTCTACTTCAATGCACATCCTCAACTTTGCTGTACTCCGCTATATTTCTGTTCAACATCCTGGTATCTTTAAAAATATCTCTAAGAGATCTGGAAAG ATTTGGATTGCAATCACATGGTTTATTGCTTTCATGTGTGGTTTTGTACCGTTATGGATTTTTACTGGTGCGATTCCCGGACAGATAAGGGATAGAAACAGTGGAGAACCAAATGCAAAATGGCCGGCGTGTACTTTATTACTTGAAAC ACTGCCCCAGTACAAAACATTCTCGATTACtgcatattcaatatttctcCTTCTGCCAATGTTGGTTGTCATCGTTGTTTCTGTACTCATCGGTAAATCAGTGCATAACCATACAAAGGCGTCAGTGATTACGAACGATGAAGCATCAAAGAAGAGGATACAAAAGGAAAAACAAGCTGTGTTACAGCTCATACTCATCGTTGTTTCGTTCCTCTTCGGCTACGTACCATTTGTTA caTACGAAATCTGGTCTCTCTTCCCAACGGATCCAGTTGCTGACTACTGGTTTGGCTTGATTCAGTATTTCTGTCTGAGATTTTCAGAATGTATGAATCCCGTGTTCTACAACATCAGTTCCACAAAGATGAGGCGGCATACTTTCAAGTTTCTAAGAAAGATATTCAAATGCTGCCCTGTCTGGAATAAACAACCAGACGGAGTATCAACAGTGACAACCACAATGGATGCAAACACCCAAATGGGTGTCTAG